A single Corallococcus silvisoli DNA region contains:
- a CDS encoding vitamin B12-dependent ribonucleotide reductase: MEKELGGKPVVGGKESRRGGRAKGKAATTTTGLSLERFFTTPGVDPADELAWESRGASIKGEDGKVVFDQKDIEVPKSWSMLATNVVASKYFRGTPGTPDRETSVRKLVARVVDTLARWGEDGHYFASEADRDTFHAELTHLLLRQKAAFNSPVWFNVGVEAHPQCSACFINSVDDNMESILGLARTEGMLFKYGSGTGSNLSSIRGSKELLAGGGTASGPVSFMRGFDAFAGVIKSGGKTRRAAKMVILNAEHPDILEFIRCKSNEEKKAWALIEAGYDPSFNGEAYGSVFFQNSNNSVRVTDDFMNAVVNDGPWQTRAVRDGQVVETFKARELFREIAEAAHLCGDPGLQYDTTVNAWHTCSGTARINASNPCSEYMFLDDSACNLASLNLMHFRTLEGGFDVAAFKHAVSVVLLAQEIIVGFSRYPTERIAKNSHDYRPLGLGYANLGALLMASGLPYDSPAGRNYAAAITSLMCGEAYATSARIAQKQGAFAGYGNNAEPMLGVIRKHRKAAYQLSQDGVSAELYAAQKASWDDALAHGTEHGYRNSQVTVLAPTGTIGFMMDCDTTGIEPDIALIKYKKLVGGGMLKIVNQTVPLALEKLGYAQTQAQDIVAYLDRQDTIEGAPHLKPEHLPVFDCAFKPSKGQRSIHWMGHIEMMAATQPFLSGAISKTVNMPNDASVEDIEKAYVEAWKSGLKAIAVYRDGCKRTQPLNTSQDKAPEARRVAAEPAPAVMPEPKARRRRLPDERQSITHKFSIGGHEGYLTVGMYEDGAPGELFVVMAKEGSVVSGLMDSFATSVSLALQYGVPMQVLADKFCHTRYEPSGFTGNPAIPIAKSITDYIFRWLSLKFLPTSPRGDEAEVTPVEESPPEPVTQAAVPTQGTLQLSAMNSRSTYLNQADAPPCHTCGAITVRSGACYKCANCGTTSGCS; encoded by the coding sequence ATGGAGAAGGAACTGGGTGGCAAGCCGGTGGTGGGAGGCAAGGAGTCGCGGCGCGGGGGACGGGCGAAGGGGAAGGCCGCGACGACCACGACGGGGCTGAGCCTGGAGCGCTTCTTCACGACGCCGGGAGTGGATCCGGCGGACGAGCTGGCGTGGGAGTCCCGCGGCGCGAGCATCAAGGGCGAGGACGGCAAGGTCGTCTTCGACCAGAAGGACATCGAAGTCCCCAAGTCCTGGTCGATGCTGGCGACGAACGTCGTGGCGTCGAAGTACTTCCGGGGCACGCCTGGGACGCCGGACCGTGAGACGAGCGTGCGCAAGCTGGTGGCGCGCGTGGTGGACACCCTCGCCCGCTGGGGCGAGGACGGGCACTACTTCGCGTCGGAGGCGGACCGCGACACGTTCCACGCGGAGCTGACGCACCTGTTGCTGCGGCAGAAGGCGGCCTTCAATTCGCCCGTCTGGTTCAACGTGGGCGTGGAAGCGCACCCGCAGTGCTCGGCGTGCTTCATCAACAGCGTGGACGACAACATGGAGTCCATCCTGGGGCTGGCGCGCACGGAGGGGATGCTCTTCAAGTACGGCAGCGGCACGGGCTCCAACCTCTCCTCCATCCGCGGGAGCAAGGAGCTGCTGGCGGGCGGCGGCACCGCGTCCGGCCCGGTGTCGTTCATGCGCGGCTTCGACGCGTTCGCGGGCGTCATCAAGAGCGGCGGCAAGACGCGGCGCGCGGCGAAGATGGTCATCCTCAACGCCGAGCACCCGGACATCCTCGAGTTCATCCGCTGCAAGTCGAACGAGGAGAAGAAGGCCTGGGCGCTCATCGAGGCCGGCTACGACCCCTCCTTCAACGGCGAGGCGTACGGGTCCGTGTTCTTCCAGAACTCGAACAACTCCGTGCGCGTCACCGACGACTTCATGAACGCGGTGGTGAATGACGGTCCGTGGCAGACGCGCGCGGTGCGCGACGGCCAGGTGGTGGAGACGTTCAAGGCGCGGGAGCTGTTCCGCGAGATCGCGGAGGCGGCGCACCTGTGCGGCGACCCCGGCCTCCAGTACGACACCACGGTGAACGCGTGGCACACGTGCTCCGGCACGGCGCGCATCAACGCGTCCAACCCCTGCTCCGAGTACATGTTCCTGGATGACTCGGCCTGCAACCTGGCGTCGCTGAACCTGATGCACTTCCGCACGCTGGAGGGCGGCTTCGACGTGGCCGCGTTCAAGCACGCGGTGTCGGTGGTGCTGCTGGCGCAGGAGATCATCGTCGGCTTCAGCCGCTATCCCACCGAGCGCATCGCGAAGAACAGCCACGACTACCGGCCGCTGGGCCTGGGGTACGCGAACCTGGGCGCACTGCTGATGGCGTCGGGCCTGCCGTACGACTCGCCCGCGGGCCGCAACTACGCGGCGGCCATCACGTCGCTGATGTGCGGCGAGGCGTACGCGACGAGCGCGCGCATCGCCCAGAAGCAGGGCGCGTTCGCGGGCTACGGCAACAACGCGGAGCCGATGCTGGGGGTCATCCGCAAGCACCGCAAGGCGGCGTACCAGCTGTCCCAGGACGGCGTGAGCGCGGAGCTGTACGCGGCGCAGAAGGCGTCGTGGGACGACGCGCTGGCGCACGGCACGGAGCACGGCTACCGCAACAGTCAGGTGACGGTGCTGGCCCCCACGGGCACCATCGGCTTCATGATGGACTGCGACACCACCGGCATCGAGCCGGACATCGCGCTCATCAAGTACAAGAAGCTGGTGGGCGGCGGCATGCTGAAGATCGTCAACCAGACGGTGCCGCTGGCCCTGGAGAAGCTGGGCTATGCGCAGACGCAGGCGCAGGACATCGTCGCGTACCTGGACAGGCAGGACACCATCGAGGGCGCGCCGCACCTGAAGCCGGAGCACCTGCCGGTGTTCGACTGCGCCTTCAAGCCGTCCAAGGGACAGCGCAGCATCCACTGGATGGGCCACATCGAGATGATGGCCGCGACGCAGCCGTTCCTCTCTGGCGCCATCTCCAAGACGGTCAACATGCCCAACGACGCCTCGGTGGAGGACATCGAGAAGGCGTACGTGGAGGCGTGGAAGAGCGGCCTGAAGGCCATCGCGGTCTACCGCGACGGGTGCAAGCGCACGCAGCCGCTCAACACGTCGCAGGACAAGGCCCCGGAGGCCCGCCGCGTGGCCGCCGAGCCCGCGCCCGCGGTGATGCCGGAGCCCAAGGCGCGCCGTCGCCGGCTGCCGGACGAGCGGCAGTCCATCACGCACAAGTTCTCCATCGGGGGCCACGAGGGCTACCTGACGGTGGGCATGTACGAGGACGGCGCGCCGGGCGAGCTGTTCGTGGTGATGGCGAAGGAGGGCTCGGTGGTCAGCGGGCTGATGGACAGCTTCGCCACCAGCGTGTCGCTGGCGCTCCAGTACGGCGTGCCGATGCAGGTGCTGGCCGACAAGTTCTGCCACACCCGCTACGAGCCGAGCGGCTTCACGGGCAACCCGGCCATCCCCATCGCCAAGTCCATCACGGACTACATCTTCCGGTGGCTGTCGTTGAAGTTCCTGCCCACCTCGCCGCGCGGCGACGAGGCGGAGGTGACGCCGGTGGAGGAGTCCCCTCCGGAGCCGGTGACGCAAGCGGCGGTGCCGACGCAGGGGACGCTGCAGTTGTCCGCGATGAACTCGCGCAGCACGTACCTGAACCAGGCGGACGCCCCGCCCTGCCACACCTGCGGCGCCATCACCGTGCGCAGTGGCGCCTGCTACAAGTGCGCGAACTGCGGCACGACGAGCGGCTGCAGCTAG
- a CDS encoding (2Fe-2S) ferredoxin domain-containing protein, translating into MPPPFERHVFVCTNRRPEGNPKGCCASKGGEEVRAAFKEELDKRGLKRTMRANAAGCVDTCAFGVSVVVYPEGTWYGGVKVEDVPTIVEEHLVQGRPVERLLMPFNKKAER; encoded by the coding sequence ATGCCGCCTCCCTTTGAACGCCATGTCTTCGTCTGCACCAACCGTCGCCCGGAGGGGAACCCGAAGGGGTGCTGCGCCTCCAAGGGGGGAGAGGAGGTCCGGGCGGCCTTCAAGGAGGAGCTCGACAAGCGCGGGCTCAAGCGCACGATGCGCGCCAACGCGGCGGGCTGCGTGGACACCTGCGCGTTCGGCGTCTCCGTGGTCGTCTATCCGGAGGGCACCTGGTACGGCGGCGTGAAGGTGGAGGACGTGCCCACCATCGTCGAGGAGCACCTGGTGCAGGGCCGCCCCGTGGAGCGGCTGTTGATGCCCTTCAACAAGAAGGCGGAGCGCTGA